The following is a genomic window from Flavobacteriales bacterium.
TGCGGTGGAGACGCTCTTCAAAACTAGCTGGTATAGTTTTCTTGGTCAGTTGTTTAAGTTTTCGCTTAAATTCTTTCCATTTGGATTCTTGTACCACTAGCTGATATTTCCCTTTTTCTCCTTTCTTATAGGTCGGTACAAATCCGAAACCTAGTAAGTTAAAAGTTGAGGGTCTGCGCACTCCACTTTTCTCCCTATTTATTGGAAGATGAAGGTGATTCCACAAAAATTTATAGATACTATTACCTACTCTTTTTGCAGATGCTTTACTTTTTACATAGATACTGAAATCATCTGCGTATCGCACATAACGATGTCCGCGTTTCTCCAATTCTTTATCCAACTCGTTGAGTAAGATATTAGAGAGCAATGGGCTCAAAGGAGAACCTTGTGGCACCCCTTTGGTTCGCTTTTGTAGCTTACCGTTGATTTGTATCGGTGCGCGTAAAAATGAACGTAATAGCTTCATGGTGGCGCTACAATTTACCTTTTTGCTTACCAACTCAAGCAATACATAATGTTCTACTTCATCAAAGAAACTCTTCAAATCGATATCCACCACGTCTTGGTATCCCGAATTTATATGCTTAAGGCTTTGTTTTACCGCTTGATTAGCATTACGATTGGGACGGAAACCATAACTATGCTGCTGAAAGTCTGACTCAAATATTGGTTGCAGTACCTGATGTAGTGCTTGCTGAAATACTCTATCAATCGCGGTGGGTATGCCGAGTAATCTCGTTGTACCGTTGCTCTTAGGTATTTCAACTCCCAATATTGGAGAGACCTCATACATCTCTCGTTCTATCTGGTTAGTGTATCGTTTGCTGTTTGCTTGTAAAATTGATTTTAGTCCAGTTACCTGTACTTTGTCAACTCCTCCTGCTCCCTTATTACGATATACACGCAAATAGGCTTGGTTAAGGTTCCGTTTACTTGTTAATTGTTTAATCATTTATACTCAAAATACTTGCGCTGTCTCGCTTAATCAAAGGCTGCTATTTTACTAGGAAACTACCATTAACATAAAACAACTCCTTTGTTCATTAAAGACCATTATCGTTCAGTCCTTCCTTACGTGTGAGACCTGTGGGTTTTTCCCACCTCGTTTCCTGTAAGTACTATGACCTCTGCTGACTTCTCCTCTTTGCCAACTCGTGACTGCGGAGACCTCCCCAGGTAATTGCATCTTCTTTCATTCGATCCCTGCCGCATCTACATAATTGACCTTTGGTATTCTTAGGGCTTTACAAAGATGTGCTTGCTTACCCAATCAAATATGCCTCGTATGCGGTTCCTGTTCGTCAGTACCGAAATTTGTAGTCTCGCTTCCTTCACTGCACGCCTCGCGACAAACCAGCTTGCGACTTACTAATGGTTCGAGGCACGACCCTCGCCCATAAGGGACTTGCACCCTCTAGATTAAT
Proteins encoded in this region:
- the ltrA gene encoding group II intron reverse transcriptase/maturase, whose translation is MIKQLTSKRNLNQAYLRVYRNKGAGGVDKVQVTGLKSILQANSKRYTNQIEREMYEVSPILGVEIPKSNGTTRLLGIPTAIDRVFQQALHQVLQPIFESDFQQHSYGFRPNRNANQAVKQSLKHINSGYQDVVDIDLKSFFDEVEHYVLLELVSKKVNCSATMKLLRSFLRAPIQINGKLQKRTKGVPQGSPLSPLLSNILLNELDKELEKRGHRYVRYADDFSIYVKSKASAKRVGNSIYKFLWNHLHLPINREKSGVRRPSTFNLLGFGFVPTYKKGEKGKYQLVVQESKWKEFKRKLKQLTKKTIPASFEERLHRINLLIRGWINYFKAASIQAKLKKLEEWLRNRLRYCIWHDWKKPERKRKNFIRLGIDQGQAYAWSRTRMGGWAVAQSPMLRTTITIARMKKKGYVSLIDYYNKSKRIIIEPPYTRPVRTVV